AATCGGCGAAGGCCGATCTCCGACGCCAATCCGTCTGAGTGGGGAGCATTGTATCACAATGCCGTGCAACATATTATGGTGATCCCGTTGAATTCGGTGCCTATTTCAAAAGGACAGCAAAGTGGCTGGTCCGATTGCGCGACGTGTGATCGATCTCCCAGCTCTTAAAGCCCGCGGCCTCCGCCATCGAGGCAATCTGTCTCCGGGAGTAAAACCGGACGGGACACGCCTTAAACAGATACCGTGCCTTTCGCAGCGGCATACGCAGCCAATGCCGGGATGGAAATGAGGCGACCACCGAGTGCCCGGCCCTCTGCGCCATCCTCACCAGCGCCGCTGCAGGATCGGCCACATAGTCGAAGAATCCCACCGCCACAACGACCTCAAACACTTCGTCCGACGGCCACTGGGCAAAATCGGCGACGACCAATTCAACATGACAATCTCCCAATCGGTCCAACCGCGAGCGCGCCATCGCCAGCATGTTCTCGGAGACATCCAGGCCGACTAATCGCCGTCCATCCGGCTGGGCCAGCGCCTCGAGATAGCGTCCCGAGCCACAGCCGATGTCCAGCACACTGCGTGGCCGTACCGCCGCCACATGGTCGAGCGTCCGCCGAAACCGCTCATCGATGTCGGCGCGAAAGCGGCGATTGATCCACCCCATGAGACGGGACGGGGCGGCGCCGTGATAGAGCGAATCGAACGCAGACGCCGTGCGGTCAAAATGGCGGCCGACTTGCTGCGTTGGAGTTGTCCGGGAGCGATCGTGCAACATGAAACTGCTCGTCCTTATGTGATGAAGCCCTCATTCCGCAGAACCGCGGACATGGTGGTGAACCGCACGGAGTGCAACAGAGTTTCCATCCGCCTCCGTCCCTTGCTCAGTCCGGAGTAATGCCGGAAACGTCGCGGCCAGGACAGTCCCGGCAATCGCGGCGCGATTCCGCCGATCTCGCAAGGATGCGCGTAGAAGGTCGTCGGAATCTCGCTCCGTCCCCGTCGGCCGAAGAACACGCGCGTCACCCAGAAGGGATACACGCGAAAGTAGCCG
The window above is part of the Candidatus Zixiibacteriota bacterium genome. Proteins encoded here:
- a CDS encoding methyltransferase domain-containing protein, producing the protein MLHDRSRTTPTQQVGRHFDRTASAFDSLYHGAAPSRLMGWINRRFRADIDERFRRTLDHVAAVRPRSVLDIGCGSGRYLEALAQPDGRRLVGLDVSENMLAMARSRLDRLGDCHVELVVADFAQWPSDEVFEVVVAVGFFDYVADPAAALVRMAQRAGHSVVASFPSRHWLRMPLRKARYLFKACPVRFYSRRQIASMAEAAGFKSWEIDHTSRNRTSHFAVLLK